The DNA segment GATCCTCAGGCGCCCGTCCCGGAGCTTGGGGTGCAGATACAGACCTTCTTCGCGAACCTCGATATGCCAGAGCACACTGCCGCCGCGCGCGGTCGTGAGGAATTCCTGCCCGGGATCGGCAGGGAAGGGAAGGACCCCGGGAAACGCCATCTGGTTTTTCCCCCAGTCCTTCAGACTTCCCCGGGGATTCCGATTGTCGTGACAATCCTCGCAGGCGATGTCCACCGCGTCGGTCTGGTACAGGGTATTGCCGATGCCGCCCATGAGTCCGCTACCGGTATGGCAATCGATGCAGGCCATGCCGGCGGCATGGTGGGTGTCTGCCTGGCGGGAGACGACCAGGCGACCGTCGGACAGACGGCCCGCACGCTCGCCTGCGACGTTGGCAGATTCCACTTCGGCCAACCCCGCATAGCTCAGGGAGATGCGTCCGGAGCGCGAGTGACAACCGAAGCAGCGTGCGTCCTCGACGCGGGCACTGAGCGGTGGATGGGCATTGTCCGGATAGTCGTTGATGTGACAGGCGAGGCAACCGCCACCCCGGTCACGCACCGGATCGAGCGCGTGTCTTCGCTTCGCCTGGCCCAGGTGGCACGAGGCGCAGAGCTTTCGCAGCAGGGAGTCCGCCGGCGTTCCCGACAGCCGGTCGAAAGCGTGCGCTGCGCCGGCAAGAGGCTCCTCACCGAAGACCTCGCGCGTCTTGGCGATCATCCCGGCACCCGTGTGCATGAGGCCCGCGGACACCGAGTCGACCTTGTCCGCGTGGCAGGGGGCACATGTCTTTCCCGCAGTTTCGAGATCCCCCGGAAACCGGACCATCCCCGCATGCGCCGCCTCAGCGCCTTCGGCCTCAGTGTTGCCGCCGTGGCACACTGAACAATGCTCAGCACCGAAGCGATGACCCTGGCTGAATCCCCGGGTACGGTCCTGATGGCAGGCGGTACAGCGCTCCGCCTCCGCCTGCGAAGCGCCGATCAGCAACCCCAGGATCAGGCCGATAATCCCGCGCCGGAGGAATAACATGCCGTAGGGCTGAGCGGTGCTGACACGGGCGCCGCATGCACAACACCTAGCCGCGCTCATCACCCGAGCCATCACCGGAAAACCGCGTCAACCGCACACCCGCCGCCGAGGCTGCCTTACAGGCCTCGCACAGACGCAGGCGCTTCAGCGCGTCTCCGGCGAACATGGGGTGCGCTCGGAGCCGCTCTTCCATCCGCCGGGTCATGGCCTCGCTGGCGACCGGCGCCCCGCAGTTGAGACACAGAGCCATGTCGCTCTCGTTGATCATCCGCACCCCGGTGCGCACCGCGGGGTCGAAGACGAACCGGGGAGCCAGCGTGACCGCTGACTCGGGACAGGCCTCGCGACACAGCCCGCACTGAACGCAGTCGTTTTCGACGAAGGCCAGTGCGGCGGGTGCGCCGCCGTCGCACACGGTCTCCCCGCGCAATGCCTTTCTCGGGCACACACGAACACAGGCCATGCACAAGGTGCAGCGTGTCTGGTCCACCAATACCTCCCCGAAGGGGGCGCCTTCGGGGAGCGCCAGGATTCCGTCCGGGACAACCGGCGGATCCCCCATCAGGGCGGCGAGCGCCGCCGTCACCCGGGCGCGCTTGTCTGTCTCCCGCCCCCCAGGGGAGATGCCGATGCCTGAGAGCCTCTCGGTCGCCGGTCGGTCTGCGGCGCCGGTCAAGTCTCCCGGTTCCCTCAGGACCAAGCGATCGGGATCGTGTCCCAGCCCCGACAACAGGCGCCGGGTCTGCTCGATCTCGGTTGAGAGGTGGGGTTCGCTCTGGTCGGACGC comes from the Gammaproteobacteria bacterium genome and includes:
- a CDS encoding 4Fe-4S binding protein; its protein translation is ASDQSEPHLSTEIEQTRRLLSGLGHDPDRLVLREPGDLTGAADRPATERLSGIGISPGGRETDKRARVTAALAALMGDPPVVPDGILALPEGAPFGEVLVDQTRCTLCMACVRVCPRKALRGETVCDGGAPAALAFVENDCVQCGLCREACPESAVTLAPRFVFDPAVRTGVRMINESDMALCLNCGAPVASEAMTRRMEERLRAHPMFAGDALKRLRLCEACKAASAAGVRLTRFSGDGSGDERG